The following are encoded together in the Paludisphaera mucosa genome:
- a CDS encoding sigma-54-dependent transcriptional regulator, translating to MKRRILTVDDQKLSCDHLRQILEPEGYEVEAAYDGATALEMLRDKVFHLVVTDLKMPDMSGFELLSTIRDRRVPVGVVVVTAYGDTSEALQTMKAGADDFLRKPCDAEHLRLVVERTLKRRHLFDELAQLRNQLRGTYSFHTMVSQSPKMRRIFDMIQHVGQVDSTVLIQGETGTGKELVAQALHAVNTRRKGKFVALNCAVLNDSLLESELFGHERGAFTGAEKRKIGRFEKADGGTLLLDEIGDISQAMQVKLLRVLQTGTLERVGGVEPIKVDVRIVAASHKRLEDEVKARRFRPDLYYRLKVVSIDMPPLRERKEDIPLLAMHFVEKHASAASPITEIDWAAMQALLNHQWPGNIRELENAVKAAVAMAEGSVLHRDLLPETIAPRVSPAAGGGPNLIDIDERLPHLIEDLVGQVEREYFQRVLSEYHGNVARCARHSGLSRRSVTQKLQKYGLERQSFKKPKFE from the coding sequence ATGAAGCGCCGGATCCTCACGGTCGACGACCAGAAACTCAGCTGCGACCACCTGCGGCAGATCCTCGAGCCCGAGGGCTACGAGGTCGAGGCGGCCTACGACGGCGCGACGGCCCTCGAAATGCTGCGCGACAAGGTCTTCCACCTGGTCGTCACCGACCTCAAGATGCCCGACATGAGCGGGTTCGAGCTGCTCTCCACCATCCGCGACCGCCGGGTGCCGGTGGGCGTGGTGGTCGTCACGGCCTACGGCGACACGTCCGAGGCCCTGCAGACGATGAAGGCCGGGGCCGACGACTTCCTCCGCAAGCCGTGCGACGCCGAGCACCTCCGCCTGGTCGTCGAGCGGACCCTCAAGCGCCGGCACCTGTTCGACGAGCTGGCGCAGCTCCGGAACCAGCTCCGGGGGACCTACAGCTTCCACACGATGGTCTCGCAAAGCCCGAAGATGCGGCGCATCTTCGACATGATCCAGCACGTCGGCCAGGTCGACTCCACCGTCCTCATCCAGGGCGAGACCGGCACCGGCAAGGAGCTGGTCGCCCAGGCGCTGCACGCCGTGAACACCCGCCGCAAGGGGAAGTTCGTCGCGCTGAACTGCGCGGTGCTCAACGACTCGCTGCTGGAGAGCGAGCTGTTCGGCCACGAGCGGGGCGCGTTCACCGGCGCCGAGAAGCGGAAGATCGGCCGGTTCGAGAAGGCCGACGGCGGCACCCTGCTGCTCGACGAGATCGGCGACATCTCGCAGGCCATGCAGGTCAAGCTGCTCCGCGTCCTCCAGACCGGGACCCTGGAGCGCGTCGGCGGCGTCGAGCCGATCAAGGTCGACGTCCGGATCGTCGCGGCCAGCCACAAGCGGCTGGAGGACGAGGTCAAGGCCAGGCGGTTCCGGCCCGACCTCTACTACCGCCTCAAGGTCGTCTCCATCGACATGCCCCCCCTCCGCGAGCGCAAGGAGGACATCCCGCTCCTGGCGATGCACTTCGTGGAGAAGCACGCCTCGGCCGCCAGCCCGATCACCGAGATCGACTGGGCGGCGATGCAGGCGCTCCTGAACCACCAGTGGCCGGGGAACATCCGCGAGCTGGAGAACGCCGTCAAGGCGGCCGTCGCGATGGCCGAAGGCTCGGTCCTGCACCGCGACCTGCTCCCCGAGACGATCGCCCCGCGGGTCTCGCCCGCCGCCGGCGGCGGCCCCAACCTGATCGACATCGACGAGCGGCTGCCCCACCTGATCGAGGACCTCGTCGGCCAGGTCGAGCGCGAATACTTCCAGCGCGTGCTCTCGGAGTACCACGGCAACGTGGCCCGGTGCGCCCGCCACAGCGGCCTCTCGCGCCGGAGCGTCACCCAGAAGCTCCAGAAGTACGGCCTCGAACGCCAGTCGTTCAAGAAGCCCAAATTCGAGTAG
- a CDS encoding M28 family peptidase, with protein sequence MMHRDGGLRRVTGVASGLATIAALTFGPAVVGSRAQAPVGAGSDAPTAAAASTFVAPAEARLKDDVSFLADDAQEGRAPGTKGIEASAEYIARQFKDAGLQPPAGGDGYFQKFTISGQPRLGETPDLIAKAAGDAVIRGVAKADFNALAIGSTGALDAAPIVFAGYGITADRPEKNLKYDDYAGVDAAGKAVLVIRREPQQNDEASPFDGKKTSDFATFRHKATNAFQHGAAMLLVVNDLAGLGSDRDVLLNLGSAGSESQTKLPVVHVTRDFADKLLKAAGEPTLAELEGRIDKDLKPLSRELKGVTLTGRVTIDRPAVETKNVVGVLEGAGPKSGETIVVGGHYDHLGRGGLLSGSLAFLSTDVHNGADDNASGTSLTLELARRLGARRDPPARRIVFIGFSGEERGLLGSQYYVDHPLYPLASTVAMVNFDMVGRMDDKKELTMIGTGTSPGFTELVDVLGKDSGMTIKKVAGMTDGFGGSDHQSFYAKDVPVLFAFTGIHPDYHRPSDDWQKINYGGMARIADYVELILLDLVRRPERPEFTRISTPRHNAGASQSASTGMSVTLGVMPDYADESKAGMKLSNVRDGGPAAKAGIKGGDVIIAIGGKPIATIYDYMESLGRYKPGEVVDVLVKRDGQEVKIPVELGKANAAPRQ encoded by the coding sequence ATGATGCATCGCGACGGTGGACTGCGGCGGGTCACGGGGGTCGCGTCGGGCCTGGCGACGATCGCGGCCCTGACGTTCGGCCCGGCCGTCGTCGGATCGCGGGCGCAGGCCCCGGTCGGGGCCGGCTCGGACGCGCCGACGGCCGCGGCGGCCTCGACGTTCGTCGCCCCGGCCGAGGCCCGTCTCAAGGACGACGTGTCGTTCCTGGCCGACGACGCCCAGGAGGGCCGCGCCCCCGGGACCAAGGGGATCGAGGCCTCGGCCGAGTACATCGCCCGGCAGTTCAAGGACGCCGGCCTCCAGCCCCCGGCCGGCGGCGACGGCTATTTCCAGAAGTTCACCATCTCGGGCCAGCCCCGGCTGGGCGAGACGCCCGACCTGATCGCCAAGGCCGCCGGCGACGCGGTGATCCGCGGGGTGGCCAAGGCCGACTTCAACGCCCTCGCCATCGGCTCCACCGGCGCGCTCGACGCGGCCCCGATCGTCTTCGCGGGCTACGGGATCACGGCCGACAGGCCCGAGAAGAACCTCAAGTACGACGACTACGCCGGCGTCGACGCGGCCGGCAAGGCCGTGCTGGTCATCCGCCGCGAGCCCCAGCAGAACGACGAGGCCAGCCCCTTCGACGGCAAGAAGACCAGCGACTTCGCCACCTTCCGCCACAAGGCCACCAACGCCTTCCAGCACGGGGCCGCGATGCTGCTGGTCGTCAACGACCTGGCCGGCCTCGGGTCCGACCGCGACGTCCTGCTGAACCTGGGCTCGGCGGGCAGCGAGTCGCAGACCAAGCTGCCGGTCGTGCACGTCACCCGCGACTTCGCCGACAAGCTCCTCAAGGCCGCCGGAGAGCCCACCCTGGCCGAGCTGGAAGGGCGGATCGACAAGGACCTGAAGCCGCTCTCCCGCGAGCTGAAGGGGGTGACGCTCACCGGCCGCGTCACGATCGACCGGCCCGCCGTCGAGACCAAGAACGTCGTCGGCGTCCTGGAAGGGGCCGGCCCCAAGTCGGGCGAGACGATCGTCGTCGGGGGCCATTACGACCACCTGGGCCGCGGCGGCCTGCTCTCGGGCTCGCTGGCCTTCCTGTCGACCGACGTCCACAACGGCGCCGACGACAACGCCTCGGGCACCTCGCTGACCCTGGAGCTGGCCCGCCGCCTGGGGGCCCGCCGCGACCCGCCGGCGCGACGGATCGTCTTCATCGGCTTCTCGGGCGAGGAGCGCGGGCTGCTGGGCTCGCAGTACTACGTCGACCACCCGCTCTACCCGCTGGCCTCGACGGTCGCGATGGTCAACTTCGACATGGTCGGCCGCATGGACGACAAGAAGGAGCTGACCATGATCGGCACCGGCACCTCGCCGGGCTTCACCGAGCTGGTCGACGTGCTCGGCAAGGACTCGGGGATGACGATCAAGAAGGTCGCCGGCATGACCGACGGCTTCGGCGGCAGCGACCACCAGTCGTTCTACGCCAAGGACGTCCCGGTGCTCTTCGCCTTCACGGGCATCCATCCCGACTACCACCGGCCGAGCGACGACTGGCAGAAGATCAACTACGGCGGCATGGCGCGGATCGCCGACTACGTCGAACTCATCCTGCTCGACCTGGTCCGCCGCCCCGAACGGCCCGAATTCACGAGGATCTCGACGCCCCGCCACAACGCCGGGGCCTCGCAGTCGGCCTCGACCGGGATGAGCGTGACGCTGGGCGTGATGCCCGACTACGCCGACGAATCCAAGGCGGGCATGAAGCTGTCGAACGTCCGCGACGGCGGCCCCGCCGCCAAGGCCGGCATCAAGGGAGGCGACGTCATCATCGCCATCGGCGGCAAGCCCATCGCCACGATCTACGACTACATGGAGAGCCTCGGCCGCTACAAGCCGGGCGAGGTCGTCGACGTCCTGGTCAAGCGCGACGGCCAGGAGGTCAAGATCCCCGTCGAGCTGGGCAAGGCCAACGCCGCGCCCCGGCAATAA
- a CDS encoding ABC transporter ATP-binding protein yields the protein MIRVIAEGLVKRYGRVAAVDHASLQLAPGELTCLLGPPGAGKTTFARLLAGLDSVDDGEIYLGERMVQAVPARERGVGMVFRDHALWPGLSVRDNVGYPLKAQGVPARERRQRVDETLAALRVDTLADVRPDALTPGQSLRVALARALIARPDLLILDEPLAGIEPQGREEAWDEIRRARIEAGLTTLLLTSVVPEALARADRLAVMDLGRILQSGTPQELYNQPVDVFVARLLGPTNLLQGQVDGHSHDPARREVVVRTPVGRLVARTSFPSLSATTPVTISIRPESLSLGPGVPSDANRFPATIERIAFLGSTRRILLRGPGDWPVTAIALQSQSAHVREGQGVTLSIAPENVTLLPGKFAVGGGS from the coding sequence ATGATCCGCGTCATCGCCGAAGGTCTGGTCAAGCGCTACGGCCGAGTCGCCGCGGTCGATCACGCGTCGCTGCAACTCGCCCCGGGCGAGCTGACGTGCCTGCTCGGCCCCCCGGGCGCGGGCAAGACCACGTTCGCGAGGCTCCTCGCCGGCCTCGATTCGGTCGACGACGGCGAGATCTACCTGGGCGAGCGGATGGTGCAGGCGGTGCCGGCCCGCGAGCGCGGCGTCGGCATGGTCTTCCGCGACCACGCCCTCTGGCCGGGCCTCTCGGTCCGGGACAACGTCGGCTATCCGCTCAAGGCCCAGGGCGTCCCCGCCCGCGAGCGTCGACAACGGGTCGACGAGACGCTCGCGGCGCTCCGGGTCGACACGCTCGCCGACGTCCGCCCCGACGCCCTCACCCCGGGCCAGTCGCTCCGCGTCGCCCTGGCCCGAGCCCTGATCGCACGGCCCGACCTGCTCATCCTCGACGAGCCCCTCGCCGGCATCGAGCCCCAGGGCCGCGAGGAGGCCTGGGACGAGATCCGCCGCGCCCGGATCGAGGCGGGGCTCACCACGCTCCTGCTGACCTCGGTCGTCCCCGAGGCCCTCGCCCGCGCCGATCGGCTGGCCGTGATGGACCTCGGCCGCATCCTCCAGAGCGGCACGCCCCAGGAGCTTTACAACCAGCCGGTCGACGTCTTCGTCGCCCGGCTGCTCGGGCCGACGAACCTGCTCCAGGGCCAGGTGGACGGGCACAGCCACGACCCGGCCCGCCGCGAGGTCGTCGTCCGCACGCCGGTCGGCCGGCTGGTCGCCCGCACGAGCTTCCCCTCGCTCTCGGCGACCACCCCCGTCACCATCTCCATCCGCCCCGAGTCCCTTTCGCTCGGCCCCGGCGTCCCCAGCGACGCCAATCGGTTCCCCGCGACCATCGAGCGGATCGCCTTCCTGGGCTCGACCCGCCGCATCCTCCTGCGCGGCCCCGGCGACTGGCCGGTCACCGCCATCGCCCTTCAGAGCCAGTCGGCGCACGTCCGCGAGGGCCAGGGCGTGACGCTCTCCATCGCCCCCGAAAACGTGACCCTGCTGCCCGGCAAGTTCGCGGTCGGCGGCGGATCGTAG